In Brienomyrus brachyistius isolate T26 chromosome 3, BBRACH_0.4, whole genome shotgun sequence, the following proteins share a genomic window:
- the LOC125739113 gene encoding transmembrane protein 53-like isoform X6: MRSFSWRNSLKRNSDRKVVTMMSMSAILSRVTAHKISKTITFLLNEFVGLSRPPQGGSKPLLLLLPWLGSQPRGLAKYCDIYLRNGFDVLNVESRVSQFLWPKWGLDYGMKVLEVLQSDRFVWRPLLVHAFSVGGYTFSQLLVHICRNPGQYDGLIRRLRGQVYDSLVMGSLDRMAVGLGRSLLPQGESLVRAASMLYFRAFKRHTVDYFNTNIDIFWHRPIQAPALFFSSENDPMCDHLKMKEMIEDWRKQGVRVDCKAWKDSTHAGHLRDHPQEYLSTLQEFIHSLSMVPLKAKM, from the exons GTTGTCACAATGATGTCTATGTCTGCCATCCTGAGCCGCGTCACCGCTCACAAAATCAGCAAAACCATCACGTTTTTATTGAATGAATTCGTGGGGTTGAGTAGGCCACCACAGGGTGGCTCCAAAcccttgctgctgctgctgccctgGCTGGGATCTCAGCCTCGGGGCTTGGCCAAATACTGTGACATATACCTGCGTAACGGCTTTGATGTGCTCAACGTGGAGAGCCGGGTCAGCCAGTTCCTTTGGCCGAAATGGGGCCTTGACTATGGCATGAAGGTCCTGGAGGTGCTGCAGAGCGACAGGTTtgtgtggcgccccctgctggtgcatGCTTTCTCAGTAGGGGGCTACACCTTCAGCCAGCTGCTGGTCCACATCTGCAGAAATCCCGGCCAGTATGACGGCCTGATTCGCAGGCTCCGTGGGCAGGTTTACGACAGCCTGGTGATGGGTTCCCTGGATCGCATGGCCGTAG GTCTGGGGAGGAGTTTGCTTCCCCAGGGGGAGAGCCTTGTGCGGGCGGCCAGCATGCTGTACTTTCGAGCTTTCAAGAGACACACGGTGGATTACTTTAACACCAACATCGACATCTTCTGGCACCGCCCCATTCAGGCACCTGCTCTCTTCTTCTCCTCTGAGAATGACCCAATGTGTGACCATCTCAAGATGAAGGAGATGATTGAGGACTGGCGAAAGCAAGGCGTGAGGGTGGACTGCAAGGCGTGGAAGGACTCCACCCATGCAGGACACCTGCGAGATCACCCTCAGGAGTACCTCTCCACGCTTCAGGAGTTCATACATTCTCTCAGCATGGTTCCCCTCAAAGCCAAAATGTGA
- the LOC125739113 gene encoding transmembrane protein 53-like isoform X11 codes for MMSMSAILSRVTAHKISKTITFLLNEFVGLSRPPQGGSKPLLLLLPWLGSQPRGLAKYCDIYLRNGFDVLNVESRVSQFLWPKWGLDYGMKVLEVLQSDRFVWRPLLVHAFSVGGYTFSQLLVHICRNPGQYDGLIRRLRGQVYDSLVMGSLDRMAVGLGRSLLPQGESLVRAASMLYFRAFKRHTVDYFNTNIDIFWHRPIQAPALFFSSENDPMCDHLKMKEMIEDWRKQGVRVDCKAWKDSTHAGHLRDHPQEYLSTLQEFIHSLSMVPLKAKM; via the exons ATGATGTCTATGTCTGCCATCCTGAGCCGCGTCACCGCTCACAAAATCAGCAAAACCATCACGTTTTTATTGAATGAATTCGTGGGGTTGAGTAGGCCACCACAGGGTGGCTCCAAAcccttgctgctgctgctgccctgGCTGGGATCTCAGCCTCGGGGCTTGGCCAAATACTGTGACATATACCTGCGTAACGGCTTTGATGTGCTCAACGTGGAGAGCCGGGTCAGCCAGTTCCTTTGGCCGAAATGGGGCCTTGACTATGGCATGAAGGTCCTGGAGGTGCTGCAGAGCGACAGGTTtgtgtggcgccccctgctggtgcatGCTTTCTCAGTAGGGGGCTACACCTTCAGCCAGCTGCTGGTCCACATCTGCAGAAATCCCGGCCAGTATGACGGCCTGATTCGCAGGCTCCGTGGGCAGGTTTACGACAGCCTGGTGATGGGTTCCCTGGATCGCATGGCCGTAG GTCTGGGGAGGAGTTTGCTTCCCCAGGGGGAGAGCCTTGTGCGGGCGGCCAGCATGCTGTACTTTCGAGCTTTCAAGAGACACACGGTGGATTACTTTAACACCAACATCGACATCTTCTGGCACCGCCCCATTCAGGCACCTGCTCTCTTCTTCTCCTCTGAGAATGACCCAATGTGTGACCATCTCAAGATGAAGGAGATGATTGAGGACTGGCGAAAGCAAGGCGTGAGGGTGGACTGCAAGGCGTGGAAGGACTCCACCCATGCAGGACACCTGCGAGATCACCCTCAGGAGTACCTCTCCACGCTTCAGGAGTTCATACATTCTCTCAGCATGGTTCCCCTCAAAGCCAAAATGTGA
- the LOC125739113 gene encoding transmembrane protein 53-like isoform X4, giving the protein MSCRGRSFSWRNSLKRNSDRKVVTMMSMSAILSRVTAHKISKTITFLLNEFVGLSRPPQGGSKPLLLLLPWLGSQPRGLAKYCDIYLRNGFDVLNVESRVSQFLWPKWGLDYGMKVLEVLQSDRFVWRPLLVHAFSVGGYTFSQLLVHICRNPGQYDGLIRRLRGQVYDSLVMGSLDRMAVGLGRSLLPQGESLVRAASMLYFRAFKRHTVDYFNTNIDIFWHRPIQAPALFFSSENDPMCDHLKMKEMIEDWRKQGVRVDCKAWKDSTHAGHLRDHPQEYLSTLQEFIHSLSMVPLKAKM; this is encoded by the exons GTTGTCACAATGATGTCTATGTCTGCCATCCTGAGCCGCGTCACCGCTCACAAAATCAGCAAAACCATCACGTTTTTATTGAATGAATTCGTGGGGTTGAGTAGGCCACCACAGGGTGGCTCCAAAcccttgctgctgctgctgccctgGCTGGGATCTCAGCCTCGGGGCTTGGCCAAATACTGTGACATATACCTGCGTAACGGCTTTGATGTGCTCAACGTGGAGAGCCGGGTCAGCCAGTTCCTTTGGCCGAAATGGGGCCTTGACTATGGCATGAAGGTCCTGGAGGTGCTGCAGAGCGACAGGTTtgtgtggcgccccctgctggtgcatGCTTTCTCAGTAGGGGGCTACACCTTCAGCCAGCTGCTGGTCCACATCTGCAGAAATCCCGGCCAGTATGACGGCCTGATTCGCAGGCTCCGTGGGCAGGTTTACGACAGCCTGGTGATGGGTTCCCTGGATCGCATGGCCGTAG GTCTGGGGAGGAGTTTGCTTCCCCAGGGGGAGAGCCTTGTGCGGGCGGCCAGCATGCTGTACTTTCGAGCTTTCAAGAGACACACGGTGGATTACTTTAACACCAACATCGACATCTTCTGGCACCGCCCCATTCAGGCACCTGCTCTCTTCTTCTCCTCTGAGAATGACCCAATGTGTGACCATCTCAAGATGAAGGAGATGATTGAGGACTGGCGAAAGCAAGGCGTGAGGGTGGACTGCAAGGCGTGGAAGGACTCCACCCATGCAGGACACCTGCGAGATCACCCTCAGGAGTACCTCTCCACGCTTCAGGAGTTCATACATTCTCTCAGCATGGTTCCCCTCAAAGCCAAAATGTGA
- the LOC125739113 gene encoding transmembrane protein 53-like isoform X8 → MSFSWRNSLKRNSDRKVVTMMSMSAILSRVTAHKISKTITFLLNEFVGLSRPPQGGSKPLLLLLPWLGSQPRGLAKYCDIYLRNGFDVLNVESRVSQFLWPKWGLDYGMKVLEVLQSDRFVWRPLLVHAFSVGGYTFSQLLVHICRNPGQYDGLIRRLRGQVYDSLVMGSLDRMAVGLGRSLLPQGESLVRAASMLYFRAFKRHTVDYFNTNIDIFWHRPIQAPALFFSSENDPMCDHLKMKEMIEDWRKQGVRVDCKAWKDSTHAGHLRDHPQEYLSTLQEFIHSLSMVPLKAKM, encoded by the exons GTTGTCACAATGATGTCTATGTCTGCCATCCTGAGCCGCGTCACCGCTCACAAAATCAGCAAAACCATCACGTTTTTATTGAATGAATTCGTGGGGTTGAGTAGGCCACCACAGGGTGGCTCCAAAcccttgctgctgctgctgccctgGCTGGGATCTCAGCCTCGGGGCTTGGCCAAATACTGTGACATATACCTGCGTAACGGCTTTGATGTGCTCAACGTGGAGAGCCGGGTCAGCCAGTTCCTTTGGCCGAAATGGGGCCTTGACTATGGCATGAAGGTCCTGGAGGTGCTGCAGAGCGACAGGTTtgtgtggcgccccctgctggtgcatGCTTTCTCAGTAGGGGGCTACACCTTCAGCCAGCTGCTGGTCCACATCTGCAGAAATCCCGGCCAGTATGACGGCCTGATTCGCAGGCTCCGTGGGCAGGTTTACGACAGCCTGGTGATGGGTTCCCTGGATCGCATGGCCGTAG GTCTGGGGAGGAGTTTGCTTCCCCAGGGGGAGAGCCTTGTGCGGGCGGCCAGCATGCTGTACTTTCGAGCTTTCAAGAGACACACGGTGGATTACTTTAACACCAACATCGACATCTTCTGGCACCGCCCCATTCAGGCACCTGCTCTCTTCTTCTCCTCTGAGAATGACCCAATGTGTGACCATCTCAAGATGAAGGAGATGATTGAGGACTGGCGAAAGCAAGGCGTGAGGGTGGACTGCAAGGCGTGGAAGGACTCCACCCATGCAGGACACCTGCGAGATCACCCTCAGGAGTACCTCTCCACGCTTCAGGAGTTCATACATTCTCTCAGCATGGTTCCCCTCAAAGCCAAAATGTGA
- the LOC125739113 gene encoding transmembrane protein 53-like isoform X9: protein MRYVVTMMSMSAILSRVTAHKISKTITFLLNEFVGLSRPPQGGSKPLLLLLPWLGSQPRGLAKYCDIYLRNGFDVLNVESRVSQFLWPKWGLDYGMKVLEVLQSDRFVWRPLLVHAFSVGGYTFSQLLVHICRNPGQYDGLIRRLRGQVYDSLVMGSLDRMAVGLGRSLLPQGESLVRAASMLYFRAFKRHTVDYFNTNIDIFWHRPIQAPALFFSSENDPMCDHLKMKEMIEDWRKQGVRVDCKAWKDSTHAGHLRDHPQEYLSTLQEFIHSLSMVPLKAKM from the exons ATGCGGTAT GTTGTCACAATGATGTCTATGTCTGCCATCCTGAGCCGCGTCACCGCTCACAAAATCAGCAAAACCATCACGTTTTTATTGAATGAATTCGTGGGGTTGAGTAGGCCACCACAGGGTGGCTCCAAAcccttgctgctgctgctgccctgGCTGGGATCTCAGCCTCGGGGCTTGGCCAAATACTGTGACATATACCTGCGTAACGGCTTTGATGTGCTCAACGTGGAGAGCCGGGTCAGCCAGTTCCTTTGGCCGAAATGGGGCCTTGACTATGGCATGAAGGTCCTGGAGGTGCTGCAGAGCGACAGGTTtgtgtggcgccccctgctggtgcatGCTTTCTCAGTAGGGGGCTACACCTTCAGCCAGCTGCTGGTCCACATCTGCAGAAATCCCGGCCAGTATGACGGCCTGATTCGCAGGCTCCGTGGGCAGGTTTACGACAGCCTGGTGATGGGTTCCCTGGATCGCATGGCCGTAG GTCTGGGGAGGAGTTTGCTTCCCCAGGGGGAGAGCCTTGTGCGGGCGGCCAGCATGCTGTACTTTCGAGCTTTCAAGAGACACACGGTGGATTACTTTAACACCAACATCGACATCTTCTGGCACCGCCCCATTCAGGCACCTGCTCTCTTCTTCTCCTCTGAGAATGACCCAATGTGTGACCATCTCAAGATGAAGGAGATGATTGAGGACTGGCGAAAGCAAGGCGTGAGGGTGGACTGCAAGGCGTGGAAGGACTCCACCCATGCAGGACACCTGCGAGATCACCCTCAGGAGTACCTCTCCACGCTTCAGGAGTTCATACATTCTCTCAGCATGGTTCCCCTCAAAGCCAAAATGTGA
- the LOC125739110 gene encoding uncharacterized protein LOC125739110 isoform X5, with translation MSVAQCWFATKKEPVCSFSIETADVSDVFLYFHHLSIWTDIFCSVNANASWMGPRERRYETRTDPGREQSPPWDTPPPAVGRKYQNIYQKWRRPPDSHSNTYAALDVKNQSPDYDTLMMLKPAASDRHPAV, from the exons ATGTCTGTAGCTCAGTGCTGGTTCGCCACCAAAAAGGAGCCAGTTTGCAGTTTTTCCATTGAAACAGCGGATGTGTCAGACGTATTTCTTTACTTTCACCACTTATCAATCTGGACGGATATCTTTTGCAGTGTAAACGCTAATGCGTCCTGGATGGGTCCCAGAGAAAGACGTTACG AGACACGTACAGACCCCGGTCGAGAGCAGAGCCCCCCGTGGGACACTCCTCCCCCTGCTGTTGGCCGCAAATATCAGAATATCTATCAGAAATGG AGACGTCCTCCCGATTCTCACAGTAACACTTATGCAGCTCTAGATGTGAAGAATCAGTCACCTGACTATGATACTCTGATG ATGCTGAAGCCTGCAGCCAGTGACAGACACCCTGCAGTTTAG